The following coding sequences lie in one Lysobacter capsici genomic window:
- a CDS encoding winged helix-turn-helix domain-containing protein has protein sequence MPRIHEPATSPLPAEHLRVGDCVVDIPLREIRAPGARRPRRITPKTMGVLLVLVDHADRVVSRDALLAEVWPDTLPTDDVVTQAITQLRKAFDEDRGNPRYIETIAKNGYRLLAKVEWLVRESAPREAEAASAVDSDAVAAAVAPTPAPAPLAPVPLPLQPQSRGTLGSMIGVIAAVIVLVGGLVWWSLARPPRAVDAAAPPVDPTRVASTARPYRLITSMPGFELAPTLSPDAAMVAYVAVPDGQRGTAILVQTTDQTPPRQLTRPTGLAEDSAPAWSPDGRSIAFLRVEPGVDCQVLMIAANGGAEREIGQCDPRSPPTFEWTPGGRGLIFGSMLTAQGMVGMRVLDLASGEWRAVPYRSGTGNLDLSPRFSPDGRWIVFLRNNPQGDFWRLPAEGGTAERLSQLSADVRGWDWLPDNRSILFGRMIDGDTRMFRLDLETGQARDLGIESAQAPAVAASRPAAAFVQRKPYFGLFRVVLGDTSKGAVHVVDPLFPSSARDMLPMVAPDGRQIVFFSDRSGSNHLWWADLDQPDSLRMLPGVQPGTRYASSWSADSTRVTVVGPDSEGRNVIHEIVPASGRVTRLAVPVSEPIQAVQLPDPDRLLVLASVGDGRLQLNLFDRRRSPWKLLGTIEDVSEVRVDGARNRLLFARQTQTGLWQADLALTASSVRRIDDREPVAERYRLWDVATQTGELRYLDQQPTCLALLRRIASPELPPSVLCLDQSRRSAINGFSLSPRGDTVYLALAKWDGADIGYMDLPEEPKTFVPGWLN, from the coding sequence ATGCCCCGCATTCACGAGCCAGCGACTTCGCCTCTGCCCGCCGAACATCTGCGGGTAGGCGATTGCGTGGTCGATATCCCGTTGCGCGAGATCCGCGCGCCGGGCGCGCGGCGGCCGCGCCGGATCACGCCCAAGACCATGGGCGTGCTGCTGGTGCTGGTCGACCACGCCGACCGGGTGGTGAGCCGCGATGCGCTGCTGGCCGAGGTCTGGCCGGACACCCTGCCGACCGACGACGTGGTGACCCAGGCCATCACCCAACTGCGCAAGGCGTTCGACGAAGACCGCGGTAACCCGCGCTACATCGAAACCATCGCCAAGAACGGCTACCGGCTGCTGGCGAAGGTCGAATGGCTGGTTCGCGAGAGCGCGCCGCGCGAGGCCGAGGCCGCCTCGGCCGTCGACAGCGACGCCGTCGCGGCCGCGGTCGCGCCGACCCCGGCGCCCGCGCCGCTCGCGCCGGTGCCGCTGCCGTTGCAACCGCAGTCGCGCGGCACCCTGGGCTCGATGATCGGGGTGATCGCGGCGGTGATCGTGCTGGTCGGCGGGCTGGTTTGGTGGTCGCTGGCGCGGCCGCCGCGCGCGGTCGACGCCGCCGCGCCGCCGGTCGACCCGACCCGGGTCGCCAGCACCGCCCGGCCGTACCGCCTGATCACCTCGATGCCGGGCTTCGAACTGGCGCCGACCCTGTCGCCCGACGCGGCGATGGTCGCCTACGTGGCGGTGCCCGACGGCCAGCGCGGCACCGCGATCCTGGTCCAGACCACCGACCAGACCCCGCCGCGCCAGCTGACCCGGCCCACCGGCCTGGCCGAGGACAGCGCGCCGGCGTGGTCGCCCGACGGCCGCTCGATCGCGTTCCTGCGGGTCGAGCCCGGGGTGGACTGCCAGGTCCTGATGATCGCGGCCAACGGCGGCGCCGAACGCGAGATCGGCCAATGCGACCCACGCAGCCCGCCGACCTTCGAATGGACGCCGGGCGGGCGCGGCTTGATCTTCGGCAGCATGCTGACCGCGCAGGGCATGGTCGGCATGCGCGTGCTCGACCTCGCCAGCGGCGAGTGGCGCGCGGTGCCGTACCGCTCCGGCACCGGCAACCTCGACCTGTCGCCGCGGTTCTCGCCCGACGGCCGCTGGATCGTGTTCCTGCGCAACAACCCGCAGGGCGACTTCTGGCGTTTGCCGGCCGAGGGCGGCACCGCCGAGCGGCTGAGCCAGCTGAGCGCCGACGTGCGCGGCTGGGATTGGCTGCCGGATAACCGCAGCATTCTGTTTGGCCGCATGATCGACGGCGATACCCGCATGTTCCGCCTTGATCTGGAAACCGGCCAGGCCCGCGACCTGGGCATCGAGTCGGCCCAGGCGCCGGCGGTCGCGGCCTCGCGGCCGGCCGCGGCCTTCGTCCAGCGCAAGCCGTACTTCGGCCTGTTCCGGGTGGTGCTCGGCGATACCTCCAAGGGCGCGGTCCACGTGGTCGACCCGCTGTTCCCGTCCTCGGCGCGCGACATGCTGCCGATGGTCGCGCCGGACGGCCGCCAGATCGTGTTCTTCTCCGATCGCTCCGGCAGCAACCATCTGTGGTGGGCCGACCTCGACCAGCCCGACTCGCTGCGCATGCTGCCGGGCGTGCAGCCGGGCACGCGTTACGCCTCGTCGTGGTCGGCCGACAGCACCCGGGTCACCGTGGTCGGGCCCGACAGCGAGGGCCGCAACGTGATCCACGAGATCGTCCCGGCTAGCGGCCGGGTGACCCGTCTGGCGGTGCCGGTGAGCGAACCGATCCAGGCGGTGCAACTGCCCGACCCGGACCGGCTGCTGGTCCTGGCCAGCGTCGGCGACGGCCGCCTGCAGCTGAACCTGTTCGACCGCCGGCGCTCGCCGTGGAAGCTGCTCGGCACGATCGAGGACGTGTCCGAGGTCCGGGTCGACGGCGCCCGCAACCGGCTGCTGTTCGCCCGCCAGACCCAGACCGGCCTGTGGCAGGCCGACCTGGCCCTGACCGCGTCCAGCGTGCGCCGCATCGACGACCGCGAACCGGTCGCCGAGCGCTACCGGCTGTGGGACGTGGCCACCCAGACCGGCGAATTGCGCTACCTCGACCAGCAGCCGACCTGCCTGGCGCTGCTGCGCCGGATCGCCAGCCCCGAGCTGCCGCCGTCGGTGCTGTGCCTGGACCAGAGCCGGCGCTCGGCGATCAACGGATTCAGCCTGAGCCCGCGCGGCGACACCGTGTATCTGGCCCTGGCCAAGTGGGACGGCGCTGATATCGGTTACATGGACCTGCCCGAAGAGCCGAAGACCTTCGTGCCGGGTTGGCTCAACTGA
- a CDS encoding YbhB/YbcL family Raf kinase inhibitor-like protein, translating into MKSLCRLVLPLSLLLLSPLVHAADFVLESIDIHEGDRISIRHAYPELGCKGGNLAPMLMWRNPPAGTRSFAVTVQDLDAPGGNGAWNWIVVNLPAGTTELKEGAAALPPGAVQTRNDYGRPGYGGPCSLPGKTHRYEFSVWALKSDKLKIDAKANATLAAFMIKGDALGRATITATYSR; encoded by the coding sequence ATGAAATCGCTGTGCCGCCTTGTTCTGCCGCTGTCGCTGCTGTTGCTGTCGCCGCTCGTGCACGCCGCCGATTTCGTGCTGGAAAGCATCGACATCCACGAGGGCGATCGCATCAGCATCCGCCATGCCTACCCCGAACTGGGCTGCAAGGGCGGCAACCTCGCGCCGATGCTGATGTGGCGCAATCCGCCGGCCGGCACGCGCAGTTTCGCGGTCACCGTGCAGGACCTCGATGCGCCCGGCGGCAACGGCGCGTGGAACTGGATCGTGGTCAATCTGCCGGCGGGCACCACCGAGCTGAAAGAGGGCGCCGCCGCCCTGCCGCCCGGCGCGGTGCAGACCCGCAACGACTACGGCCGTCCCGGTTACGGCGGGCCGTGCTCGCTGCCGGGCAAGACCCATCGCTATGAGTTTTCGGTGTGGGCGCTCAAGAGCGACAAACTCAAGATCGATGCGAAGGCCAATGCCACGCTGGCGGCGTTCATGATCAAGGGCGATGCGCTGGGGCGGGCTACGATTACGGCTACGTACAGTCGCTAA
- the thiC gene encoding phosphomethylpyrimidine synthase ThiC: MNAVPSSKQDLIQQAEKLSADVTRPIPGSRKIHVQGSRPDLQVPMREIELARTPTIFGGEDNVPLAVYDTSGVYTQTGANIDLVAGLAPLRAAWIAERGDTEALSGLSSEFGRKREHDPKLAHVRFGNRPLPRRAIGGANVTQMHYARRGIVTPEMEYIAIRENQRLESIREAHLLIQHPGQSFGANIQKIITPEFVRDEVARGRAIIPNNINHPESEPMIIGRNFLTKVNANIGNSAVSSGIAEEVEKLVWSIRWGADTVMDLSTGKHIHETREWILRNSPVPIGTVPIYQALEKVDGRAEELTWEIFRDTLIEQAEQGVDYFTIHAGVLLRYVPLTAKRVTGIVSRGGSILAKWCLAHHKENFLYTHFEDICEIMKAYDVAFSLGDGLRPGSIADANDAAQFGELETLGELTKIAWKHDVQTMIEGPGHVPMQLIKENMDKQLEVCGEAPFYTLGPLTTDIAPGYDHITSAIGAAMIGWFGTAMLCYVTPKEHLGLPNKEDVREGLMAYKIAAHAADLAKGHPGAQARDNAMSKARFEFRWEDQFNLGLDPERAREYHDETLPKDAHKVAHFCSMCGPHFCSMKITQDVRDYAKEHGVEEVAALSEGMAEKSAEFLAQGAEVYRRA; this comes from the coding sequence ATGAATGCGGTGCCCTCGAGCAAGCAAGACCTGATTCAGCAAGCCGAGAAGCTGTCGGCCGACGTGACCCGTCCGATTCCCGGCTCGCGCAAGATCCACGTGCAAGGTTCGCGCCCGGATCTGCAGGTGCCGATGCGCGAGATCGAACTGGCGCGCACGCCGACCATCTTCGGCGGCGAAGACAACGTGCCGCTGGCGGTGTACGACACCTCGGGCGTCTACACCCAGACCGGCGCCAACATCGACCTGGTCGCCGGGCTGGCGCCACTGCGCGCGGCGTGGATCGCCGAACGCGGCGACACCGAAGCGCTGAGCGGGCTGTCGTCGGAATTCGGCCGCAAGCGCGAGCACGATCCCAAGCTGGCGCACGTGCGTTTCGGCAACCGGCCGCTGCCGCGCCGCGCGATCGGCGGCGCCAACGTCACCCAGATGCACTACGCGCGCCGCGGCATCGTCACTCCGGAAATGGAATACATCGCGATCCGCGAGAACCAGCGGCTGGAGTCGATCCGCGAAGCGCATCTGCTCATCCAGCATCCGGGCCAGAGCTTCGGCGCCAACATCCAGAAGATCATCACCCCCGAGTTTGTCCGCGACGAAGTCGCGCGCGGCCGCGCGATCATCCCGAACAACATCAACCACCCCGAAAGCGAGCCGATGATCATCGGCCGCAACTTCCTGACCAAGGTCAACGCGAACATCGGCAACTCGGCCGTTTCGTCCGGCATCGCCGAGGAAGTCGAGAAGCTGGTGTGGTCGATCCGGTGGGGCGCGGACACGGTGATGGACCTGTCGACCGGCAAGCACATCCACGAAACCCGCGAATGGATCCTGCGCAATTCGCCGGTGCCGATCGGCACGGTGCCGATCTATCAGGCGCTGGAAAAAGTCGACGGCCGCGCCGAGGAACTGACCTGGGAGATCTTCCGCGACACCTTGATCGAACAGGCCGAGCAGGGCGTGGACTACTTCACCATCCACGCCGGCGTGCTGCTGCGCTACGTGCCGCTGACCGCCAAGCGCGTGACCGGTATCGTTTCGCGCGGCGGTTCGATCCTGGCCAAGTGGTGCCTGGCGCACCACAAGGAAAATTTCCTCTACACCCACTTCGAAGACATCTGCGAGATCATGAAGGCCTACGACGTGGCCTTCTCGCTCGGCGACGGCCTGCGTCCGGGCTCGATCGCCGACGCCAACGACGCGGCCCAGTTCGGTGAACTCGAAACCCTCGGCGAGCTGACCAAGATCGCCTGGAAGCACGACGTGCAGACCATGATCGAAGGCCCCGGCCACGTGCCGATGCAGTTGATCAAGGAGAACATGGACAAGCAGCTCGAGGTCTGCGGCGAAGCGCCGTTCTACACCCTGGGGCCACTGACCACCGACATCGCGCCGGGCTACGACCACATCACCAGCGCGATCGGCGCGGCGATGATCGGTTGGTTCGGCACCGCGATGCTGTGCTACGTGACGCCGAAAGAGCACTTGGGCCTGCCGAACAAGGAGGATGTGCGCGAAGGTTTGATGGCGTACAAGATCGCCGCGCACGCGGCCGATCTGGCCAAGGGCCATCCCGGCGCGCAGGCGCGCGACAACGCGATGAGCAAGGCGCGTTTCGAGTTCCGCTGGGAGGACCAGTTCAACCTGGGCCTGGACCCGGAACGCGCTCGCGAGTACCACGACGAAACCCTGCCGAAGGACGCGCACAAGGTCGCCCACTTCTGCTCGATGTGCGGCCCGCACTTCTGTTCGATGAAGATCACCCAGGACGTGCGCGATTACGCCAAGGAGCACGGCGTGGAAGAGGTCGCGGCCTTGAGCGAGGGCATGGCGGAGAAGTCGGCGGAGTTTTTGGCGCAGGGTGCCGAGGTTTATCGGCGGGCATGA
- the thrA gene encoding bifunctional aspartate kinase/homoserine dehydrogenase I: protein MTPAAAAVAPFASAAALAPTRHAHKFGGSSLADADRYRVAVGLLDDGSPHRIAVVSAMQGVTDALVALVAAARDGQDWAPAWAALRRRHLDTADSLDPHRRHATRAVLEAEFDALRGALERVAAQADEQFAAALPGLGEVLSSHLMLAAVGGDAAGWTRLDAREVLVVHPGEMGVGVDWTLSRERLDAWRKQHAGRNVVITGFVARDSHGRDTTLGRNGSDYSAAIFANLFDADALTIWTDVDGVLSADPRLVPDAVCLPSMSYAEACELAYFGAKVLHPQTLAPVQQRGIPLRIRNTRNPHSPGTLISLHSQADGAPVKGLSLVHDLAVLELVGNGMVGVPGTAERLFGALRGAGVSVTMISQGSSEHSICCAVRADQAQRGRAAILAAFADAMADGQAQDVTITPDICVLAAVGDGMVGLPGVAAQLFDGLAKARINLRAIAQGAGERNISVAIGARDATRALRAAHSAFWLSPQCISLGLIGPGKVGRALLAQLAAAQPRFQRDSRLDLRLRAIADSRRMHLAPRAMAFDEAGEHFATDAETLDLQRFAEHVRAEHIPHALIVDCSGSDAVAAYYPQWIAAGIHIVTPSKHAGAGPLERYEAIREASRNGGQFRYEATVGAGLPIIQTLRSLLDTGDELTEVEGILSGTLAWLFNRYDGQTAFSELVREAHALGYTEPDPRDDLSGTDVARKLVILAREAGRSLSLDQIEVESLVPESLREVSKDEFFERLHELDAPLQQRFDAARAAGLSLRYLARLDRDGRASVGVVSPPPGHASLHGALTDNLIQFRTRRYADNPLVVQGPGAGPDVTAAGVFGDLLTIAQTLGARA, encoded by the coding sequence CTGACGCCCGCCGCCGCGGCGGTCGCTCCGTTCGCATCCGCCGCCGCGCTGGCGCCGACGCGCCACGCCCACAAGTTCGGCGGCAGCAGCCTGGCCGATGCCGATCGCTACCGGGTCGCGGTCGGCCTGCTCGACGACGGCTCGCCGCATCGCATCGCCGTGGTCTCGGCGATGCAGGGCGTGACCGACGCCCTGGTCGCCCTGGTCGCGGCCGCCCGCGACGGCCAGGACTGGGCGCCGGCCTGGGCCGCGTTGCGCCGCCGTCATCTGGACACCGCCGATTCGCTCGACCCGCATCGCCGCCACGCCACCCGCGCCGTGCTGGAAGCCGAATTCGATGCCTTGCGCGGCGCGCTCGAGCGGGTCGCGGCGCAAGCCGACGAGCAATTCGCCGCCGCCCTGCCCGGTCTGGGCGAAGTGCTGTCGTCGCATCTGATGCTGGCCGCGGTCGGCGGCGACGCGGCCGGCTGGACCCGGCTCGACGCACGCGAAGTACTGGTCGTGCATCCCGGCGAAATGGGCGTAGGCGTTGACTGGACGCTGAGCCGCGAACGCCTGGACGCGTGGCGAAAACAGCACGCCGGCCGCAATGTGGTGATCACCGGTTTCGTCGCCCGCGACAGCCACGGCCGCGACACCACCCTGGGCCGCAACGGCAGCGATTACTCCGCGGCGATCTTCGCCAACCTGTTCGACGCCGACGCGCTGACCATCTGGACCGACGTCGACGGCGTGCTGTCGGCCGATCCGCGACTGGTGCCCGACGCGGTCTGCCTGCCGTCGATGTCGTATGCCGAAGCCTGCGAACTGGCGTATTTCGGCGCCAAGGTGCTGCATCCGCAGACGCTCGCGCCGGTGCAGCAACGCGGCATTCCGCTGCGCATCCGCAACACCCGCAACCCGCATTCGCCGGGCACGCTGATCAGCCTGCACTCGCAGGCCGACGGCGCGCCGGTCAAGGGCCTGAGCCTGGTCCACGATCTGGCCGTGCTGGAACTGGTCGGCAACGGCATGGTCGGCGTACCCGGCACCGCCGAGCGCCTGTTCGGCGCGCTGCGCGGCGCCGGCGTGTCGGTGACGATGATCTCGCAAGGTTCCTCCGAGCATTCGATCTGCTGCGCGGTGCGCGCCGATCAGGCGCAGCGCGGACGCGCCGCGATCCTGGCCGCGTTCGCCGATGCGATGGCCGACGGGCAAGCGCAGGACGTCACCATCACCCCCGACATCTGCGTGCTCGCCGCGGTCGGCGACGGCATGGTCGGCCTGCCCGGCGTCGCCGCGCAGTTGTTCGACGGCCTGGCCAAGGCGCGCATCAACCTGCGCGCGATCGCCCAGGGCGCGGGCGAACGCAACATCTCGGTGGCGATCGGCGCGCGCGACGCGACCCGCGCGCTGCGCGCGGCGCACTCGGCGTTCTGGCTGTCGCCGCAATGCATTTCGCTCGGCCTGATCGGACCGGGCAAGGTCGGGCGCGCACTGCTCGCGCAACTGGCCGCGGCGCAGCCGCGCTTCCAACGCGACTCGCGGCTCGACCTGCGCCTGCGCGCGATCGCCGACAGCCGCCGCATGCATCTGGCGCCGCGGGCGATGGCGTTTGACGAAGCCGGCGAACATTTCGCAACCGATGCCGAAACGCTGGACCTGCAACGCTTCGCCGAACACGTGCGCGCCGAGCACATCCCGCACGCGTTGATCGTCGATTGCAGCGGCAGCGACGCGGTCGCCGCGTACTACCCGCAATGGATCGCCGCCGGCATCCACATCGTCACCCCGAGCAAGCACGCCGGCGCGGGCCCGCTGGAACGCTACGAAGCGATCCGCGAAGCCTCGCGCAACGGCGGCCAGTTCCGCTACGAAGCCACCGTCGGCGCCGGCCTGCCGATCATCCAGACCTTGCGCTCGCTGCTCGACACCGGCGATGAGTTGACCGAGGTCGAAGGCATCCTGTCGGGCACGCTGGCGTGGCTGTTCAACCGCTACGACGGCCAGACCGCGTTTTCCGAACTGGTGCGCGAGGCGCATGCGCTGGGCTACACCGAACCCGATCCGCGCGACGATCTGTCCGGCACCGACGTCGCGCGCAAGCTGGTGATCCTGGCGCGCGAGGCCGGGCGTTCGCTGTCGCTGGACCAGATCGAGGTCGAAAGCCTGGTGCCCGAATCGCTGCGCGAGGTGTCGAAGGACGAATTCTTCGAACGCCTGCACGAACTCGACGCACCGCTGCAACAACGCTTCGACGCCGCGCGCGCGGCCGGACTGAGCCTGCGCTATCTGGCCCGCCTCGATCGCGACGGCCGCGCCAGCGTCGGCGTGGTCTCGCCGCCGCCGGGGCATGCGTCCTTGCACGGCGCGCTGACCGATAACCTGATCCAGTTCCGCACCCGCCGTTACGCGGATAATCCACTGGTGGTGCAGGGCCCCGGCGCGGGCCCGGATGTCACCGCCGCCGGCGTGTTCGGCGACCTGTTGACGATCGCGCAAACCCTCGGAGCTCGTGCATGA
- a CDS encoding helix-turn-helix domain-containing protein, with the protein MEQALWADRGQLVQLDAQDPAIQASCVGVSRLGSAQLSGSHFSIWVQLRGSSWVEAKEGKFRLKRGDWIAFERDSKPVLQADRYGVCIGLNLTADAIKAMARLADASLYAGRGRMSRHDARIALRLWRQAHTRNGEADLGFDFNALRPILLHLAGVQRELTARIQRCPGRSRSRKRQVFGRLQRARLYLEGNCDRVVRISELAELTSFSSWYFSKTFHSLYEESPQAASARMRLEHAADLLKSTSMMVGEVAAASGFDNCCSFARAFRARFGTSATRYRSAAANAKLEAVRAAAPVRKLAA; encoded by the coding sequence ATGGAGCAAGCATTGTGGGCGGATCGTGGACAGCTGGTGCAGCTGGACGCGCAGGACCCCGCCATCCAAGCCAGTTGCGTCGGCGTCTCGCGGCTGGGCAGCGCGCAGCTGTCCGGTAGTCATTTCTCGATCTGGGTCCAGCTGCGCGGCAGCTCCTGGGTCGAAGCCAAAGAAGGCAAGTTCCGGCTCAAGCGCGGCGACTGGATCGCGTTCGAGCGCGACTCTAAGCCGGTCCTGCAAGCCGACCGTTACGGCGTGTGCATCGGCCTGAACCTGACCGCCGACGCGATCAAGGCCATGGCCCGTCTGGCCGACGCCAGCCTGTATGCCGGCCGCGGCCGCATGAGCCGTCATGACGCCCGCATCGCCCTGCGCCTGTGGCGCCAGGCCCACACCCGCAACGGCGAGGCCGACCTGGGCTTCGATTTCAACGCCCTGCGTCCGATCCTGCTGCACCTGGCCGGCGTCCAGCGCGAGCTGACCGCGCGCATCCAGCGTTGCCCGGGCCGCTCGCGCAGCCGCAAGCGCCAGGTGTTCGGCCGTCTGCAGCGCGCGCGTTTGTACCTGGAAGGCAATTGCGACCGGGTCGTGCGGATCAGCGAGCTGGCCGAGCTGACCAGCTTCTCGAGCTGGTACTTCTCCAAGACCTTCCACAGCCTGTACGAAGAAAGCCCGCAGGCCGCTTCGGCGCGGATGCGTCTGGAGCACGCGGCGGATCTGTTGAAGAGCACCTCGATGATGGTCGGCGAAGTCGCCGCCGCCAGCGGCTTCGACAACTGCTGCAGCTTCGCCCGCGCCTTCCGCGCCCGCTTCGGCACCTCGGCGACGCGTTACCGCAGCGCCGCGGCGAACGCCAAGCTCGAAGCGGTCCGCGCGGCCGCGCCGGTGCGCAAACTGGCGGCGTGA
- a CDS encoding DUF6053 domain-containing protein: MGGAAAPTPCVQITATRPKGVGAQAPPTKAPEAARIHPVRSRRQARGCHRNPTR; the protein is encoded by the coding sequence GTGGGAGGGGCTGCAGCCCCGACGCCTTGCGTTCAGATCACCGCGACCCGGCCGAAAGGCGTCGGGGCTCAAGCCCCTCCCACAAAAGCCCCCGAGGCGGCGCGAATTCATCCGGTGCGATCACGCCGGCAAGCGCGTGGCTGTCACCGAAACCCGACACGCTAA
- a CDS encoding M23 family metallopeptidase, with translation MKAISGARTTLLAGCVLIAICGGAAAAERGGLSGEDLVYSYDEMFDFDTDTYLAKHAPHLRKHSEEISHWAGYSGISPKVLIALMEQQSGAVSAKRASNRPFGKLARADGFGAQTREVALALRESLYERDPDGAKGPVTLARANPLQALFERSGDSEPAAKLRGDGEFQLVYGRLFNEPRQARPTSDRFAKAGPDVLPLSPNGLLQFPFPRGARWHVGGAHTNTGSGNYPMSSLDMSLGGGWGSNQNGTWVSASAAGSFKRHSSCFAEVVHTGGWSTTYYHLMNIQYNTGANVSMNTAIANPANTQAQALCNGGSSTGPHEHWSLKQNGSFYHLNGTYLSGYRITATGSSYDTNCSRFYLTKNGQNYCYGYYTNPGPN, from the coding sequence ATGAAGGCGATTTCGGGAGCAAGAACGACGCTGTTGGCGGGTTGCGTGCTGATCGCGATCTGCGGCGGGGCGGCAGCGGCGGAACGCGGCGGGTTGTCGGGCGAGGATCTGGTCTATTCCTACGACGAGATGTTCGACTTCGACACCGACACTTATCTGGCCAAGCATGCGCCGCATCTGCGCAAGCATTCGGAAGAGATCTCGCATTGGGCCGGCTACAGCGGCATCAGCCCGAAAGTGCTGATCGCGTTGATGGAGCAGCAAAGCGGCGCGGTCAGCGCCAAGCGCGCGTCGAACCGTCCGTTCGGCAAGCTTGCCCGCGCCGACGGCTTCGGCGCGCAGACCCGCGAAGTCGCGCTGGCGCTGCGCGAGTCGTTGTACGAGCGCGATCCCGACGGCGCCAAGGGGCCGGTGACGCTGGCCCGCGCCAATCCGCTGCAGGCGCTGTTCGAACGCTCCGGCGATAGCGAACCGGCGGCCAAGCTGCGCGGCGACGGCGAATTCCAGCTGGTGTACGGCCGTTTGTTCAACGAGCCGCGCCAGGCCCGGCCGACCTCCGACCGCTTCGCCAAGGCCGGTCCGGACGTGCTGCCGCTGTCGCCCAACGGCCTGCTGCAGTTCCCGTTCCCGCGCGGCGCGCGCTGGCACGTCGGCGGCGCGCATACCAACACCGGCTCGGGCAATTACCCGATGTCCTCGCTCGACATGTCGCTGGGCGGCGGTTGGGGCAGCAACCAGAACGGCACCTGGGTGTCGGCGTCGGCGGCCGGTTCGTTCAAGCGCCATTCCTCGTGCTTCGCCGAAGTCGTGCATACCGGCGGCTGGTCGACGACCTACTACCACCTGATGAACATCCAGTACAACACCGGCGCCAACGTGTCGATGAACACCGCCATCGCCAACCCGGCCAACACCCAGGCGCAGGCGCTGTGCAACGGCGGCAGCTCGACCGGTCCGCACGAGCATTGGTCGCTCAAGCAGAACGGCAGCTTCTACCACCTCAACGGCACCTACCTGTCGGGCTATCGCATCACCGCGACCGGCAGCAGCTACGACACCAACTGCAGCCGGTTCTACCTGACCAAGAACGGTCAGAACTACTGCTACGGCTACTACACCAACCCCGGCCCGAACTGA
- a CDS encoding ion channel, giving the protein MTQYATLKWRVIARRHPSAFLLAAQLLSMLAYPLFDPAGGGRVVFGAFGVLVLALAVWVVNRSPAIKWIAWLIAVPAFALSILSVVYASPGLLVLSSALEAALYFYAAFALIGYMMSDHKVTADELFAAGATFTLLAWGFAYAFLVCQAWYPGSFVGAERPGEPRTWIELLFLSFTNLSAVGLGDILPMSPAARVLTMFEQFAGVGYIAAVVSRLIGLTILRHERR; this is encoded by the coding sequence ATGACCCAATACGCCACCCTCAAATGGCGCGTCATCGCGCGCCGGCATCCGTCCGCGTTCCTGCTCGCGGCGCAGTTGCTGAGCATGCTGGCGTATCCGCTGTTCGATCCGGCCGGCGGCGGGCGGGTGGTGTTCGGTGCGTTCGGCGTGCTGGTGCTCGCGCTGGCGGTGTGGGTGGTCAATCGCAGTCCGGCGATCAAGTGGATCGCCTGGCTGATCGCGGTGCCGGCGTTCGCGCTGTCGATCCTGTCGGTGGTCTACGCCAGTCCCGGCCTGTTGGTCCTGTCCTCGGCGCTGGAGGCGGCGCTGTATTTCTATGCGGCCTTCGCCCTGATCGGCTACATGATGAGCGATCACAAGGTCACCGCCGACGAACTGTTCGCGGCCGGCGCCACGTTCACGCTGTTGGCGTGGGGGTTCGCCTATGCCTTCCTGGTCTGCCAGGCGTGGTATCCGGGCAGCTTCGTCGGCGCCGAACGGCCGGGCGAGCCGCGCACCTGGATCGAGCTGCTGTTCCTGAGTTTCACCAACCTGTCGGCGGTCGGCCTGGGCGACATCCTGCCGATGAGCCCGGCGGCGCGGGTGCTGACCATGTTCGAGCAGTTCGCCGGGGTCGGCTACATCGCCGCGGTGGTGTCGCGTTTGATCGGGCTGACGATTCTGCGGCATGAACGGCGCTGA